The following are from one region of the Aquirufa lenticrescens genome:
- a CDS encoding toxin-antitoxin system YwqK family antitoxin, with amino-acid sequence MLSLNLLVQAQNKAITVNKPLIDTSVHEKGLLNGRLSTGLESKAAEAKKFKEDSKAFIESLGVKDLGKKMVKTAKKKLQPRDEYAGIKTERKLGNYGSGVRMTVEEVNVVKYVEDEALSPYASEIFIFDPSQSRVVSIPLKDTKNVQICHGPFKKYVNQKLIEEGFYYMGVKDGRWESYGSENELENKVYYEKGYTAGSHIAYYDAAKKKIKEVIPRLYGKVRGTYYSFYPSGSLKEDGRMDDSVKVGRWREYHEFGSGGRLKKEWRFGKDKFDPTEPMLIQERDQQSKVIFQAKEPVSQHKPLQIPPMDSDDEDSEDEDGSEETGIVRLQPIYVFTYSLSLKTRTELHFLLSAGFQNSPLTPPDFVV; translated from the coding sequence TTGCTTAGTTTGAACCTCCTCGTTCAAGCGCAGAATAAGGCTATTACCGTCAATAAACCGCTCATAGACACCTCCGTTCACGAAAAGGGTTTATTAAACGGACGCCTCTCGACCGGACTTGAAAGCAAAGCGGCCGAAGCAAAGAAATTCAAAGAGGATAGCAAGGCATTTATTGAGAGTTTGGGCGTCAAGGATTTGGGCAAAAAAATGGTCAAAACCGCGAAGAAAAAACTCCAACCGCGCGACGAATATGCAGGTATCAAAACCGAACGTAAGCTGGGTAATTACGGTAGTGGCGTTCGAATGACCGTGGAAGAGGTAAACGTGGTAAAGTACGTGGAAGATGAAGCGCTAAGCCCATATGCTTCGGAAATTTTTATCTTTGATCCCTCGCAATCACGTGTTGTCTCCATTCCATTAAAGGACACGAAAAACGTACAAATCTGTCACGGCCCATTCAAGAAATACGTGAACCAAAAACTCATTGAAGAAGGCTTCTACTATATGGGAGTAAAAGATGGGCGTTGGGAAAGCTATGGTTCAGAAAATGAGCTGGAGAACAAGGTGTATTACGAGAAGGGGTATACTGCGGGATCTCACATAGCTTATTATGATGCGGCGAAAAAGAAAATTAAAGAAGTCATTCCACGCCTATATGGTAAAGTCCGCGGCACCTATTATTCCTTTTATCCGAGTGGTAGTTTGAAGGAGGATGGGCGAATGGACGACAGTGTTAAAGTGGGCCGCTGGAGAGAATACCATGAGTTTGGGAGTGGTGGTCGCTTGAAGAAAGAGTGGAGATTTGGGAAGGACAAATTCGATCCGACAGAGCCTATGTTGATTCAAGAAAGAGATCAGCAGTCGAAGGTTATTTTTCAGGCCAAAGAACCCGTTTCTCAACATAAGCCTTTGCAAATACCCCCAATGGACTCAGATGACGAAGATTCTGAGGATGAAGATGGTTCAGAAGAAACGGGAATCGTTCGGCTACAACCGATCTACGTATTTACGTACAGCCTGTCCTTAAAAACACGCACAGAATTACACTTTTTGCTTTCTGCAGGATTTCAAAATAGCCCTTTAACCCCGCCTGACTTCGTTGTTTAA
- a CDS encoding ribonuclease HII — protein sequence MAALLPFYSPIGLEAGLDEAGRGCLAGPVVAAAVILPRDFHHPFLTDSKQMTLRQRNELKRLVREYAIDYAIAEVDAAKIDEINILKASILAMHQAVDQLTHRPEHLVVDGNRFYSYPLTPHTCIVKGDSKYFSIAAASILAKTHRDELMEKMALEHPGYGWERNAGYPTLQHRKAILEKGLTNYHRKTFKVEIK from the coding sequence ATGGCAGCACTCCTCCCCTTTTATTCGCCTATCGGGCTAGAAGCCGGCTTGGATGAAGCAGGGAGAGGTTGTTTAGCTGGGCCAGTCGTGGCGGCAGCGGTTATTTTACCGCGGGATTTCCACCATCCATTCTTAACGGATTCGAAACAGATGACCCTGCGCCAGCGGAACGAACTAAAACGTTTAGTGCGGGAATATGCCATCGACTATGCGATTGCAGAGGTGGATGCAGCGAAAATTGATGAAATCAATATTTTAAAGGCGAGTATTTTGGCGATGCATCAGGCGGTGGATCAATTGACGCATCGTCCGGAGCATTTAGTAGTCGACGGGAATCGCTTTTATAGCTACCCTTTAACTCCACATACCTGTATCGTAAAGGGTGATTCGAAGTATTTTTCGATTGCGGCTGCGTCTATTTTGGCCAAAACACACCGAGACGAATTGATGGAAAAGATGGCCCTAGAGCACCCTGGCTATGGTTGGGAACGAAATGCGGGCTATCCCACCTTGCAACACCGCAAAGCCATTCTTGAAAAAGGTTTAACAAATTACCACCGAAAAACGTTTAAGGTGGAGATCAAATAA
- the fcl gene encoding GDP-L-fucose synthase: MEKQAKIYVAGHRGMVGSAIVRKLQKEGYTNLVLKTSAELDLRDQVKVADFFAAEKPDYVFLAAAKVGGIVANNTYRADFLYENLAIQNNIIHSSFVNKVKKLQFLGSSCIYPKLAPQPLKESYLLSGYLEETNEPYAIAKIAGIKMCEAYRAQYGCDFISVMPTNLYGPNDNYDLENSHVLPAMIRKFQEAKERGDASMTLWGTGSPMREFLHADDLAEACVYLMETYSDSELVNIGTGIDVTIKELAETVKEIVGFTGSIQWDTSRPDGTPRKLMDVSKLHSLGWRHKIELKEGIALAYQDFLTNVSIRK, from the coding sequence TTGGAAAAACAAGCAAAAATATATGTAGCAGGTCACCGTGGAATGGTGGGTTCCGCTATCGTGCGTAAATTACAGAAAGAAGGGTACACGAATTTAGTGCTGAAGACTTCAGCAGAATTAGATTTGCGTGACCAAGTAAAAGTAGCCGACTTTTTCGCGGCAGAAAAACCTGATTACGTCTTTTTAGCAGCGGCTAAAGTGGGCGGAATCGTGGCGAATAACACCTACCGCGCGGATTTCTTGTATGAGAATTTGGCCATTCAAAACAACATCATTCATTCTTCCTTTGTCAATAAAGTGAAGAAATTACAGTTCTTAGGATCCTCTTGCATCTACCCTAAATTAGCCCCTCAGCCTCTGAAGGAGTCGTATTTATTAAGTGGCTATTTAGAAGAAACGAATGAGCCGTATGCCATTGCGAAGATCGCTGGCATTAAAATGTGCGAGGCTTACCGCGCACAATATGGCTGCGATTTTATCTCCGTGATGCCTACAAACTTGTACGGTCCGAACGATAATTACGATTTAGAAAACTCTCACGTCTTACCCGCCATGATTCGCAAGTTTCAGGAGGCCAAAGAACGCGGGGATGCTTCCATGACGCTTTGGGGAACTGGCTCACCCATGCGCGAGTTCTTGCATGCAGACGATTTAGCGGAGGCTTGTGTCTATTTAATGGAAACATATAGCGACTCAGAACTAGTGAATATCGGTACCGGAATCGATGTGACGATTAAAGAATTAGCCGAAACAGTGAAAGAAATAGTGGGCTTCACCGGCAGTATTCAATGGGATACTTCACGTCCAGACGGAACGCCGCGCAAATTGATGGATGTGTCTAAATTGCATTCATTGGGCTGGAGACATAAAATTGAATTGAAAGAAGGAATCGCACTGGCTTACCAGGACTTCTTAACGAATGTCAGTATCAGAAAATAA
- a CDS encoding dihydroorotase — translation MTNYVLKNAQIVNEGRIIASDLRIENGRIAKIATDITPTPGDIVLDVKGKHVFPGMIDDQVHFREPGLTHKATIASEARAAVAGGVTSFMEMPNTVPNALTQELLADKYAIAAAGSLANYSFFMGAGNDNLEEVLKTNSRDVCGIKIFMGSSTGNMLVDNAQTLEKLFSSCEMLIATHCEDEPTVRARTALFKEKYPENAPAYIHPLVRNEEACYLSSSMAVDLAKKNNTRLHILHISTEEELALFETGKAVKDKKITAEVCVHHLWFDAAQYDTLGNQIKCNPAIKDARHKTALRKALVSGALDIIATDHAPHTWDEKSQEFWKSPSGLPLVQHPLLLMIDLAKEGHISLELIAEKTAHSVADCFQIEERGYIREGYWADLAIVDLNKSFTVSKANILYQCGWSPLEGHTLSASVEHTFVSGHLAYSQGSFDESKTGKRLLFNR, via the coding sequence ATGACTAATTACGTCTTAAAAAATGCCCAAATCGTTAACGAAGGGCGAATAATTGCCTCCGATTTACGCATCGAAAATGGCCGAATTGCCAAAATAGCCACCGATATTACACCTACTCCAGGGGATATCGTTTTAGACGTAAAGGGGAAACACGTTTTCCCGGGAATGATCGACGATCAAGTGCACTTTAGAGAACCCGGCTTAACCCACAAAGCGACAATTGCTAGCGAGGCGCGAGCAGCCGTGGCAGGTGGTGTGACGAGTTTTATGGAGATGCCAAACACGGTGCCTAACGCGTTGACTCAAGAATTATTGGCGGATAAATACGCGATAGCGGCGGCCGGGTCTTTGGCCAACTACTCCTTCTTTATGGGCGCAGGCAACGACAACCTAGAAGAGGTGTTAAAGACCAACTCCCGCGACGTTTGCGGCATCAAAATATTTATGGGCTCGTCTACGGGAAATATGCTCGTGGATAATGCGCAGACCCTGGAAAAGCTATTTTCTAGCTGCGAAATGTTGATCGCGACGCACTGCGAAGATGAGCCAACGGTACGCGCACGAACGGCTCTTTTCAAGGAAAAATATCCGGAGAATGCGCCTGCCTACATACACCCTTTAGTCCGAAACGAAGAAGCTTGTTATTTATCCTCCTCCATGGCGGTGGATTTAGCGAAGAAAAATAATACCCGCCTGCACATTTTACACATCTCAACAGAGGAAGAATTAGCCCTGTTCGAGACGGGAAAAGCGGTGAAAGACAAGAAGATTACGGCGGAAGTTTGTGTTCACCACCTGTGGTTTGATGCGGCACAATATGATACGCTGGGGAACCAAATCAAATGTAATCCGGCCATTAAAGATGCGCGCCACAAGACGGCTTTACGCAAGGCTTTGGTGTCTGGAGCATTAGATATTATCGCAACGGATCATGCGCCGCACACCTGGGACGAGAAGTCGCAGGAATTTTGGAAATCCCCTTCGGGCTTGCCTTTGGTCCAGCATCCTTTATTGTTGATGATTGATTTAGCCAAAGAAGGTCACATCAGCCTCGAGCTCATCGCTGAAAAAACGGCGCATTCAGTGGCGGATTGTTTCCAAATCGAGGAGCGTGGGTACATCCGAGAAGGGTATTGGGCAGATTTAGCGATCGTGGATTTGAACAAATCGTTTACTGTTTCCAAAGCAAATATCCTCTATCAATGCGGATGGTCTCCATTAGAAGGACACACGTTGTCTGCTTCGGTGGAGCATACGTTTGTTTCTGGGCATTTAGCTTATTCGCAGGGTTCTTTCGACGAAAGTAAAACGGGTAAACGCTTATTATTTAACCGCTAA
- a CDS encoding class I SAM-dependent methyltransferase, which yields MEEKEWFSTWFDSPYYHILYARRDETEAANFIRSLQRNLHLEPGARVLDAACGKGRHAITLEQLGFSVDAFDLSPSNIEAAQAFENKNLLFFVHDLREPLPLQNHYDAIFNFFTSFGYFDDQQDNQKAFNTFAGGLKENGLLVLDFFNPIHVLANLVPLESVEREGITFQIKRWSEAGYLYKSIDFSDKGKSYSFVEKVELVAKNDFVSYAAQAGLTLVDLKGDYSLATFDEATSPRMIFTWAKNAN from the coding sequence ATGGAGGAGAAAGAGTGGTTTAGTACCTGGTTTGATTCCCCTTATTACCATATCCTGTATGCCCGACGAGATGAGACGGAGGCCGCGAATTTTATTCGCTCACTTCAGCGCAATTTACACTTGGAGCCCGGTGCTCGTGTACTCGACGCAGCTTGTGGAAAAGGACGCCATGCCATCACCTTAGAGCAATTAGGCTTCTCGGTCGATGCCTTTGATTTATCTCCTTCGAATATTGAGGCTGCTCAGGCCTTTGAAAATAAAAATCTTCTTTTCTTCGTACACGATTTGCGAGAGCCCTTACCCTTGCAAAACCACTACGATGCAATCTTTAATTTCTTCACTAGTTTTGGGTATTTTGACGATCAGCAAGACAACCAAAAAGCCTTCAACACCTTCGCGGGCGGATTGAAAGAAAATGGCTTATTGGTTCTGGATTTCTTCAATCCCATTCATGTACTAGCTAATTTAGTGCCCTTAGAATCAGTGGAACGCGAGGGGATTACCTTCCAAATCAAGCGCTGGTCAGAGGCCGGCTATTTGTACAAATCCATCGATTTTAGCGATAAAGGTAAATCCTATTCCTTCGTGGAAAAGGTAGAGCTAGTAGCTAAAAATGATTTTGTTTCCTATGCGGCTCAAGCAGGTTTAACCTTAGTGGATCTAAAAGGAGATTACTCCTTAGCCACTTTCGACGAGGCAACCTCGCCTAGAATGATCTTCACTTGGGCTAAAAACGCGAATTAA
- a CDS encoding S8 family serine peptidase, with the protein MKSKLVLLFLLSFSTWAQDAFRKERALRFGMQQDSIYRGAQALAKKRGIPLQLNLGKEKTLHFQGFSEIGEALYLKTESNAQAAKMTKTNLLYPGASLNLGLTGKSDSVKGKLGMWDGGGVLASHQEFGGRATAAQTIASSNDHATHVAGILVAAGISPTARGMAYEADLKFWDYSNDNSEMSTASTSLLISNHSYGYQAGWVYDETKKKWQWWGNDAVSTEEDYKFGLYDANTQSWDRIAYNAPNYLIVKSAGNSRNQNGPASGEYYLLRSTSDSSNKARAKNDGFDIISTSGTAKNILTVGAATLSSLIPTKGSDVGISNFTSWGPTDDGRVKPDVMAIGTSIFSTTNSNDKAYATQSGTSMSSPQAAGSLYLIQQLYNRLNKNTFMLSSTLKAVAIHTALDMDAEGPDYKTGYGLIQLDKAAALVKNEGNAHLLKEEKLSQGQTKTYTITSSGNGPVKATIAWTDPEATTSSALNDRTPRLVNDLDIRITSGSSTFLPFTLNPATPDALAVPGDNIRDNVEQIVINNTMPGQTFTLTVSHKGVLKNSNQDYGIAVSGIGGPAYCALATTTTTSDFQKFTLGTTKDSTGLNPVFKAELGASLPVAFQFSGSGTRNTRLYADWNQDGDFTDAGEELYNSASSATTLTIPSSLIQDNFYRIRWVTSSGTATSCGSISSGETKDYALQILQASKDFTAVSVAQSTAGFCANTGASSYVARIKNAGSLTQTNVPVLLEIKSGNTLVGTATGTISSLASGRETDVNLSGNAELVAGNSYSFVLKTQLTGDQNTLNDLYTISKTIENPAAPVVTGTICSGASELSLASTNGSPLWYNGTTLLGAGTNLKTPSTGTFYAAFDNLSATMGPATKAAFGGGTYYSNFGPEPIFVVTQPTILESATVYIGTSGTVTFGIFDKDTGELIASVAKDLTATRTSANSTTVSSQLIDDKADPGQKVILNLPFPKAGNYILSHVCSNGASIFRSNRTAADTVNAPTNIGYPYAIPGVIKLTGALFNGGEIQSGYYYLYGMKFKSYACPSAKVQISVTTGQSPVVAVSPTGSTTLCAGDKITLTGTPASGTPSYQWFKNGTAISGATTNKLEVSSSGSYTLNSSFDGICPVVSPASTITATNPLEPLITFNQGTLTTSAGNDIQWYFNDVAISGATGTTYKPTANGVYKVKLKDINGCLATASYGITILAATADNPYSTFYAFPNPATEVLHIGIPSAYQASSFRIRLTNMQGKEIRDYRVESRDNRLSLDISALTTGNYVISFPELENQVSIKFQKN; encoded by the coding sequence ATGAAGAGTAAACTGGTACTTCTTTTTTTATTGAGTTTTTCCACCTGGGCACAAGATGCTTTTCGCAAAGAGCGCGCCTTGCGTTTTGGGATGCAACAAGATTCCATCTACAGAGGGGCTCAAGCCTTAGCTAAAAAAAGAGGTATACCGCTTCAATTGAATTTAGGTAAAGAAAAAACCCTTCACTTTCAAGGATTTTCAGAGATAGGCGAAGCGTTGTATTTGAAAACAGAATCAAATGCACAAGCAGCTAAGATGACGAAAACAAATCTGCTCTATCCTGGCGCCTCTTTGAATCTGGGATTAACTGGAAAATCAGACTCGGTCAAAGGAAAACTAGGCATGTGGGACGGAGGTGGCGTTTTAGCCAGCCACCAGGAATTTGGAGGGAGAGCAACGGCTGCACAAACGATTGCTAGCTCAAATGACCACGCGACACACGTAGCTGGAATTTTAGTGGCTGCAGGCATTAGTCCAACCGCTAGAGGAATGGCCTATGAGGCGGATTTGAAGTTTTGGGATTATTCAAACGATAACTCCGAAATGAGCACTGCTTCCACCTCTCTTTTAATCAGTAACCACTCGTATGGATACCAAGCAGGTTGGGTTTACGATGAAACGAAGAAAAAATGGCAGTGGTGGGGTAATGATGCGGTGAGTACGGAGGAAGATTATAAGTTTGGCTTATATGATGCTAACACGCAATCCTGGGATCGCATCGCCTACAACGCTCCTAATTACCTCATCGTTAAATCAGCTGGGAATAGCCGTAACCAAAATGGACCAGCGTCAGGAGAATACTATTTATTGCGTTCTACAAGCGATTCCTCTAACAAAGCTAGGGCGAAAAATGATGGATTTGACATTATCTCCACCTCAGGTACCGCTAAAAATATCTTAACCGTAGGAGCTGCGACTCTTTCTTCGCTCATTCCAACTAAAGGCTCTGACGTGGGCATCTCCAATTTTACGAGCTGGGGACCTACCGATGACGGAAGGGTAAAACCGGATGTCATGGCGATAGGCACGAGTATATTTTCCACGACAAATTCAAACGATAAAGCATACGCGACCCAAAGCGGCACATCGATGTCGTCTCCACAAGCGGCGGGATCACTTTATTTAATTCAACAATTATACAACCGTCTAAATAAAAATACTTTCATGCTCTCGTCCACACTGAAAGCGGTGGCCATTCACACAGCGCTAGATATGGATGCAGAGGGGCCTGATTATAAAACAGGGTATGGATTGATCCAATTAGACAAAGCGGCGGCCTTGGTCAAAAATGAGGGAAATGCACATTTGCTCAAGGAAGAGAAATTAAGTCAAGGCCAGACAAAAACCTACACTATCACAAGTTCAGGGAATGGCCCAGTGAAAGCCACCATCGCTTGGACGGACCCAGAAGCGACCACATCCTCTGCCTTGAATGACCGAACACCCCGGCTCGTTAATGACTTAGATATTCGGATTACAAGTGGATCATCTACCTTTTTGCCATTCACGCTGAATCCGGCGACGCCAGACGCCCTTGCAGTACCGGGAGATAATATTCGAGATAACGTAGAGCAAATTGTCATCAATAACACAATGCCGGGTCAAACATTTACCCTGACAGTGAGCCACAAAGGCGTTCTTAAAAATAGCAATCAGGATTATGGGATAGCTGTTTCAGGGATAGGCGGACCGGCTTATTGCGCATTAGCGACGACTACAACCACATCAGACTTTCAAAAATTTACTTTAGGCACGACCAAAGATTCAACAGGGCTTAATCCCGTTTTCAAAGCCGAATTAGGAGCTTCCCTACCAGTTGCCTTCCAATTTTCTGGATCAGGAACAAGAAATACCCGTCTCTACGCCGATTGGAACCAAGACGGAGATTTTACCGATGCAGGAGAGGAACTCTATAACTCCGCTTCGAGTGCAACCACTTTAACGATACCAAGCAGCTTAATACAAGACAATTTTTACCGGATTAGATGGGTAACTTCCTCAGGAACTGCCACCTCTTGTGGAAGCATTTCCTCAGGTGAAACCAAGGATTATGCCTTGCAAATCTTGCAAGCCTCGAAAGACTTCACAGCCGTTTCGGTTGCACAATCCACCGCTGGATTCTGTGCCAACACAGGTGCTTCTAGCTATGTCGCTCGCATAAAAAATGCAGGATCCCTCACGCAAACGAATGTTCCTGTGCTACTGGAGATCAAATCTGGTAACACCTTGGTGGGCACAGCAACAGGAACCATCAGTAGCCTAGCATCGGGCAGAGAAACGGATGTTAATCTGAGCGGAAATGCAGAATTAGTCGCTGGAAACAGTTACTCTTTCGTGTTGAAAACACAATTAACAGGGGACCAAAATACCCTAAACGATCTCTACACGATATCTAAAACAATTGAAAACCCAGCTGCGCCTGTGGTGACCGGCACCATTTGTAGCGGTGCGTCAGAGTTGAGTTTAGCATCGACAAATGGAAGTCCGCTATGGTACAATGGGACGACCCTCTTAGGGGCTGGGACTAATTTGAAAACGCCATCCACTGGAACCTTTTATGCTGCATTTGATAATTTAAGTGCTACCATGGGGCCTGCGACGAAGGCGGCTTTTGGAGGAGGAACGTATTATTCCAATTTTGGCCCAGAACCTATTTTCGTAGTGACACAACCGACTATTCTAGAATCAGCAACAGTCTATATAGGAACCTCAGGGACCGTGACTTTTGGCATTTTCGATAAAGATACCGGCGAGTTAATTGCCTCCGTAGCAAAAGACCTGACGGCCACCAGAACATCTGCTAATTCCACTACCGTAAGCAGTCAGTTAATCGACGATAAAGCTGATCCAGGCCAAAAAGTGATCTTAAATCTTCCATTCCCTAAAGCCGGGAATTACATTTTATCGCACGTCTGCTCGAATGGAGCTTCTATTTTCAGAAGCAACCGAACGGCGGCGGATACGGTGAATGCACCTACGAACATTGGATATCCCTATGCTATACCAGGAGTTATTAAATTAACGGGGGCTTTGTTTAACGGCGGGGAAATTCAATCAGGTTACTATTATCTGTATGGGATGAAGTTCAAATCCTACGCTTGTCCTAGTGCTAAAGTTCAGATAAGCGTAACAACAGGCCAAAGCCCAGTCGTAGCCGTTAGCCCTACAGGTTCCACTACCTTATGTGCAGGTGACAAAATCACCCTAACAGGTACTCCAGCTTCTGGCACACCATCCTACCAATGGTTCAAAAATGGCACCGCCATCTCCGGTGCGACGACCAATAAACTAGAAGTCAGTTCATCAGGGTCATATACTTTAAATTCGAGCTTTGATGGCATTTGTCCCGTGGTTTCTCCAGCATCAACCATTACGGCAACGAATCCCTTAGAACCTTTAATTACCTTCAATCAAGGAACGCTAACTACCTCCGCTGGAAATGACATCCAATGGTACTTCAATGATGTGGCAATCTCTGGAGCAACTGGCACTACCTACAAGCCTACTGCAAATGGGGTGTACAAAGTGAAATTAAAGGACATTAATGGCTGTTTGGCTACAGCGAGTTATGGCATTACCATTTTAGCGGCAACTGCAGACAATCCGTATTCTACCTTCTATGCGTTTCCTAACCCAGCGACTGAAGTATTGCACATTGGAATTCCTAGTGCTTACCAAGCATCAAGTTTCCGAATTCGCTTGACAAACATGCAAGGAAAGGAGATTAGAGATTATAGAGTAGAGAGCAGAGATAACAGATTAAGTTTAGATATCTCAGCTTTGACAACTGGTAATTATGTGATCAGTTTCCCAGAGTTAGAGAACCAGGTGAGTATTAAATTCCAAAAGAATTAA
- a CDS encoding OmpA family protein produces MKFVKSFNSSIYLFLIVVTGVLSGCNYDAKLFKKAKLNFDRGEYEWTIREVKPLAQRYYRAKETNYFVAESYRLSNRIQYATPYYLIAKEKGYEDKNINLHLAYAAKANGKYADARKYLKEFIDSKPSRELVVKAEIELDNLPAVEEYSKKPSPVKIQGLVGNTNQAEFGPIKLGDELILTSSKKPLIYKNNGLFFLGLYKARLKSPGEIEKLELFSANLLDANANEGTPAFSKDGNTMVFARGNSGKSKDPSPDVDLYISTKRDGNWSTPERLAISDSIGWDGSPAFSRDGKTLYFSSNRRGGKGGLDLYRAPMDNSGRFGRPINLGSTINTRGNEIFPYVSEDGKLYFSSDGHPSLGGLDLFVASRSGDEIQIEHLGVPINSVGDDFGLFLADSTQGYFSSNRVGGKGDDDIYYFESTGSEDRWWSNEIMISESGEAAKVALYHLRTQIVNARNKPIAKAKVGIKRNGEIQPVQFSNAEGYLDIIDLNPADQISFNASKEKYLTKRSEFLMDGREIPKQLLKKELTDTTFDHKITLGLAEVGEELGALFDVNPIYYDLDKSNIRPDAAAELDKIVQVLKDNPDISIELGSHTDARASASYNLKLSQRRAESAVKYIIEHGIEASRIKAKGYGETQLINGCSDGVDCSEEAHQENRRTEFKITDLND; encoded by the coding sequence ATGAAATTCGTAAAGTCATTTAATTCAAGCATTTACCTCTTTTTGATCGTTGTTACAGGCGTGCTAAGCGGCTGTAATTATGATGCCAAATTGTTCAAAAAGGCGAAGCTAAATTTCGACAGGGGGGAATATGAGTGGACGATTCGGGAGGTGAAGCCTTTGGCCCAACGCTACTACAGAGCAAAAGAAACGAACTACTTCGTGGCGGAATCCTACCGACTTTCGAACCGCATTCAATATGCAACGCCCTACTATTTGATTGCCAAAGAAAAGGGCTACGAAGACAAAAACATCAATCTACACCTCGCCTACGCAGCAAAAGCGAACGGAAAATATGCGGATGCGCGCAAATACCTAAAAGAATTTATTGATTCAAAACCTTCGCGCGAATTGGTGGTGAAAGCCGAAATCGAATTAGATAATTTGCCGGCAGTAGAAGAATACAGCAAAAAACCGAGTCCGGTAAAGATCCAAGGTTTGGTGGGGAATACAAATCAAGCGGAATTTGGACCTATTAAACTGGGGGATGAACTGATTTTAACGAGTTCGAAAAAACCTTTGATCTACAAAAACAACGGACTTTTTTTTTTAGGATTATACAAAGCGAGATTGAAAAGTCCGGGTGAAATTGAAAAACTAGAATTGTTCAGCGCGAACCTGTTAGATGCGAATGCGAACGAAGGAACGCCTGCCTTTTCCAAGGACGGGAATACCATGGTTTTTGCACGCGGCAATTCGGGTAAAAGTAAGGACCCATCGCCGGATGTGGATTTGTATATTTCGACCAAAAGAGACGGCAATTGGTCTACTCCAGAACGCTTAGCGATCTCAGATTCAATTGGTTGGGATGGTAGCCCTGCCTTTTCGAGAGATGGGAAAACCCTCTATTTTAGCTCAAACAGAAGAGGCGGAAAAGGCGGATTGGATTTGTACCGGGCGCCCATGGATAATTCGGGGCGTTTTGGAAGACCTATTAATTTAGGCTCCACGATTAATACGCGTGGCAATGAAATCTTCCCGTATGTTTCTGAGGACGGGAAATTATACTTCTCTTCGGATGGGCATCCGAGTTTAGGTGGATTAGACCTTTTTGTGGCGAGTCGCAGTGGAGATGAAATTCAAATAGAACATTTAGGCGTTCCGATTAACTCCGTTGGAGATGATTTTGGGCTGTTTTTAGCTGACTCCACGCAAGGTTATTTCAGCTCCAATCGAGTAGGTGGAAAAGGCGATGATGATATCTATTATTTCGAATCGACCGGATCAGAGGATCGCTGGTGGTCCAATGAAATCATGATATCGGAAAGCGGAGAAGCTGCGAAAGTGGCCTTATACCATTTGAGAACACAGATTGTCAATGCGCGCAATAAGCCGATTGCGAAAGCGAAAGTGGGCATTAAGCGCAATGGAGAGATTCAACCCGTTCAGTTTAGTAATGCCGAAGGTTACCTTGACATTATCGACTTAAATCCGGCGGACCAAATAAGTTTCAACGCAAGCAAAGAGAAATACTTGACCAAGCGCAGCGAATTCTTGATGGATGGCCGCGAGATTCCGAAGCAATTATTGAAGAAAGAATTAACGGACACTACTTTTGACCATAAAATTACGCTGGGGCTTGCTGAAGTGGGAGAAGAGCTAGGCGCCTTATTTGACGTAAATCCGATCTATTATGATCTAGATAAGTCCAATATTCGTCCAGACGCAGCGGCAGAACTAGACAAAATCGTTCAAGTGTTAAAGGACAATCCAGACATTTCGATCGAATTAGGTTCGCACACGGATGCACGGGCAAGTGCAAGTTATAACCTGAAATTATCCCAAAGAAGAGCTGAATCAGCTGTAAAATACATCATCGAGCACGGAATAGAGGCTTCTCGTATCAAAGCCAAAGGCTATGGAGAGACGCAACTTATCAACGGCTGTTCTGATGGAGTCGATTGCAGTGAAGAAGCACACCAAGAAAACCGCCGAACTGAATTTAAAATCACTGATCTGAATGACTAA